One Benincasa hispida cultivar B227 unplaced genomic scaffold, ASM972705v1 Contig285, whole genome shotgun sequence genomic region harbors:
- the LOC120069203 gene encoding uncharacterized protein LOC120069203, translated as MIALIRFRNLSYKFRNETDLVRCFHSGTNLKSNSPDSSFSTVAIFWDLDNKPPKSLPPYEAAVKLKAAAASFGAVRYMVAYANRHAFSYVPQVVRERRRERKMLNQLERKGVIKSIEPYLCRVCGRNFYTNEKLVNHFKQIHESEHKKRLNQIESAKGSRRVKLLAKYSMKIQKYKNAARDVLTPKVGYGLADELKRAGFFVKTVSDKPEAADVELRNDMVEIMDRRRAECLVLVSDDSDFVNVLMEAKLRCLRTVVVGDLNDGPLKRNADTGFSWKEILMGKAKKQAVSVAGKWKDRDVLKRLEWTYKPQLEKEVFGLDDVGAGEDDEEGSDDGGLCENMQNDDRGAWWDLNSDAETETVSSPSWK; from the coding sequence ATGATAGCGTTGATTAGATTTCGGAATTTATCATACAAATTCCGAAACGAAACTGATTTAGTCAGATGTTTTCATTCCGGAACGAATCTGAAATCCAATTCTCCGGACTCTTCCTTCTCTACCGTTGCTATTTTCTGGGATTTGGATAATAAACCACCGAAATCGTTACCGCCTTACGAAGCCGCTGTTAAGCTCAAGGCTGCAGCAGCTTCTTTCGGCGCGGTTCGATACATGGTGGCATATGCGAATCGGCATGCGTTTAGCTATGTGCCGCAAGTTGTTAGAGAGCGGAGAAGAGAGAGGAAGATGCTTAATCAATTGGAGAGAAAGGGCGTGATTAAATCGATCGAGCCGTATCTGTGTCGTGTCTGTGGGAGGAATTTTTATACGAATGAGAAGTTAGTGAATCATTTTAAGCAAATTCATGAGAGTGAGCATAAGAAGAGGTTGAATCAGATTGAATCTGCGAAGGGTAGTAGAAGAGTGAAGTTGCTTGCTAAGTATTCGATGAAAATACAGAAGTATAAGAATGCTGCTAGGGATGTTTTGACTCCAAAAGTGGGATATGGTTTAGCAGATGAGTTGAAGAGGGCAGGGTTTTTTGTGAAGACTGTGTCGGATAAGCCTGAAGCCGCTGATGTAGAATTGAGAAACGACATGGTTGAGATTATGGATAGGAGAAGAGCAGAGTGTCTGGTTCTTGTATCAGATGATTCTGATTTTGTGAATGTTTTGATGGAGGCCAAGTTAAGATGTCTCAGGACAGTTGTTGTAGGGGATCTCAATGATGGGCCATTGAAGAGAAATGCTGATACTGGGTTTTCTTGGAAGGAAATTTTAATGGGGAAGGCTAAGAAGCAGGCTGTTTCTGTTGCGGGAAAATGGAAGGATCGGGATGTTTTGAAGAGATTGGAATGGACATACAAACCTCAGTTGGAGAAGGAAGTGTTTGGTTTGGATGATGTGGGCGCGggtgaagatgatgaagaaggtTCTGATGATGGGGGACTTTGTGAGAATATGCAAAATGATGACAGGGGTGCTTGGTGGGATCTCAACTCTGATGCTGAAACTGAAACTGTTTCGTCCCCGTCATGGAAATGA
- the LOC120069197 gene encoding 40S ribosomal protein S13-like, translated as MGRMHSRGKGISASALPYKRTPPTWLKISTQDVEENICKFAKKGLTPSQIGVILRDSHGIAQVKSVTGNKILRILKAHGLAPEIPEDLYHLIKKAVSIRKHLERNRKDKDSKFRLILVESRIHRLARYYKKTKKLPPVWKYESTTASTLVA; from the exons ATGGGTCGTATGCATAGCAGAGG AAAAGGTATTTCGGCTTCAGCATTGCCGTACAAGAGGACTCCACCGACTTGGCTCAAGATTTCTACTCAAGAT GTTGAGGAAAACATCTGTAAGTTCGCGAAGAAGGGTTTGACTCCATCTCAGATCGGTGTCATTCTTCGTGATTCTCATGGTATTGCTCAGGTTAAGAGCGTTACTGGCAACAAGATCTTGCGCATTCTTAAAGCTCATG GGCTTGCTCCGGAGATTCCTGAGGATCTTTACCATTTGATTAAGAAGGCTGTCTCGATTAGAAAGCATTTGGAAAGGAACAGGAAGGACAAAGACTCAAAGTTCAGGTTGATTCTTGTGGAGAGCAGGATTCACCGTCTAGCCCGCTACTACAAGAAGACCAAGAAGCTCCCACCTGTTTGGAAATA CGAGTCAACTACTGCTAGCACACTTGTTGCCTGA